The Aspergillus chevalieri M1 DNA, chromosome 5, nearly complete sequence genome includes a region encoding these proteins:
- a CDS encoding glutamine synthetase family protein (COG:E;~EggNog:ENOG410PFSC;~InterPro:IPR014746,IPR036651,IPR008146;~PFAM:PF00120;~go_function: GO:0003824 - catalytic activity [Evidence IEA];~go_function: GO:0004356 - glutamate-ammonia ligase activity [Evidence IEA];~go_process: GO:0006542 - glutamine biosynthetic process [Evidence IEA];~go_process: GO:0006807 - nitrogen compound metabolic process [Evidence IEA]) → MSQVTADNVAEILQNDSAVKVAGVDVDGQLRGKLMAKKKFLSIVSEGFGFCSVVFGWDMHDQTYFKELGISNKENGYRDIVAVPDLSSFRRIPWENNVPFFLVSFLDPDTRQPLSACPRGLLNTAVGKAEEAGYHAMAGAEYEFYQFRAPGNHSSPERNASSTATFLKENPVEALPPLTEGMFGYSITRPIHNQDYYYGVFNACESFRCEIEGWHTESGPGVYEAALQFGEAKEMADKAGLFKYVVKAIGTKHGITPAFMAKPRQGLPGNSGHMHISLMKDGKNAFFRETPDPSPPYPDVAHLSDLGRHFLAGVLTGLPDIMPLFAPTINSYKRLVENFWAPVTVSWGLEHRAASVRVITPPTASPKATRLEVRVPGADCNPHLALAAIVALGWKGVEKKLEIPVPPLSKGEDMGGASDQGARLAKSLKEATIRFMDKDSMAREVFGDAFVEHYGGTREHEVRLWEEAVTDWEVRRYIETV, encoded by the exons ATGTCTCAAGTCACAGCCGACAATGTCGCCGAAATCCTCCAGAACGACTCCGCCGTTAAGGTGGCCGGTGTCGACGTCGACGGCCAGCTGCGCGGCAAGCTAATGGCAAAGAAGAAGTTCCTCTCCATTGTGTCCGAGGGGTTTGGTTTCTGCTCCGTGGTGTTCGGCTGGGATATGCACGACCAAACATACTTCAAGGAGCTGGGGATTAGCAACAAGGAGAACGGGTATCGGGATATTGTTGCGGTGCCGGATCTGAGCAGTTTCCGGAGGATTCCCTGGGAGAACAATGTGCCTTTCTTCCTGGTTAGCTTTCTTGATCCTGACACAAGGCAGCCGCTTTCTGCTTGTCCTCGTGGGTTGTTGAATACGGCCGTCGGTAAGGCTGAGGAGGCTGGGTATCATGCTATGGCGGGTG CCGAGTACGAATTCTACCAGTTCCGCGCCCCAGGAAACCACTCTTCACCCGAGCGCAATGCCTCGTCGACAGCCACCTTCCTCAAGGAGAACCCCGTCGAAGCGCTTCCTCCGTTGACCGAAGGCATGTTTGGATATAGCATAACGCGGCCGATTCACAACCAGGACTACTATTACGGCGTTTTCAACGCGTGCGAGAGCTTCAGATGTGAGATTGAGGGATGGCACACTGAGAGTGGACCTGGTGTTTATGAGGCT GCACTGCAATTTGGAGAAGCCAAAGAGATGGCAGACAAGGCTGGATTGTTCAAGTATGTTGTGAAAGCGATCGGTACCAAACATGGCATCACCCCCGCCTTCATGGCCAAACCGCGTCAAGGCTTGCCTGGAAATAGCGGCCACATGCACATCTCGTTGATGAAAGACGGAAAGAATGCCTTCTTCCGCGAAACGCCAGACCCCTCGCCGCCGTACCCAGACGTGGCGCATCTATCGGACCTGGGGCGACACTTCCTGGCCGGAGTCCTCACCGGACTCCCGGACATTATGCCGCTGTTCGCCCCCACGATAAACTCCTACAAACGTCTAGTTGAAAACTTCTGGGCTCCAGTGACAGTATCCTGGGGCTTGGAACACCGAGCAGCGTCCGTTCGAGTCATCACACCGCCCACGGCCAGTCCCAAGGCTACTCGGTTAGAGGTGCGGGTACCCGGGGCGGATTGCAATCCACATCTTGCCCTGGCGGCGATTGTCGCATTGGGATGGAAAGGTGTGGAGAAGAAGCTGGAGATCCCGGTCCCACCGCTGTCCAAGGGAGAGGATATGGGTGGCGCTAGCGACCAAGGTGCTCGACTAGCTAAATCGCTCAAGGAAGCTACCATTCGGTTTATGGATAAGGACAGTATGGCGCGCGAGGTGTTTGGGGATGCATTTGTTGAGCACTATGGAGGGACTCGGGAGCATGAAGTGCGCTTGTGGGAGGAGGCTGTTACTGATTG GGAGGTGAGACGTTATATAGAAACGGTTTAG
- a CDS encoding malate synthase (COG:C;~EggNog:ENOG410PFY3;~InterPro:IPR001465,IPR006252,IPR019830,IPR011076;~PFAM:PF01274;~go_function: GO:0003824 - catalytic activity [Evidence IEA];~go_function: GO:0004474 - malate synthase activity [Evidence IEA];~go_process: GO:0006097 - glyoxylate cycle [Evidence IEA]) encodes MVNVEAQLKDVAVLGALNDDTRKILTKDACAFLAILHRTFNPTRKALLQRRIDRQAEIDKGHLLDFLPETKHIRENDAWKGAPPAPGLVDRRVEITGPTDRKMVVNALNSDVWTYMADFEDSSAPTWDNMINGQVNLYDAIRRQVDFKQGNKEYKLRTDRTLPTLIARARGWHLDEKHFTVDGEPISGSLFDFGLYFFHNAKELVARGYGPYFYLPKMESHLEARLWNDVFNLAQDYIGIPRGTIRGTVLIETITAAFEMDEIIYELRDHSSGLNCGRWDYIFSFIKRHRQNPNFVLPDRSDVTMTVPFMDAYVKLLIKTCHRRGVHAMGGMAAQIPVKDNPAANDKAMEGVRADKLREVRAGHDGTWVAHPALAAIASEVFNKHMPTPNQLFVRREDVNIGANDLLNTNVPGKITEDGIRKNLNIGLSYMEGWLRGIGCVPINYLMEDAATAEVSRSQLWQWSRHNAVTAEGKKIDKAYALRLLQEQADSLAASGPRGNKFQLAGRYFATQVTGEDYAEFLTSLLYNEISSAGSAAKL; translated from the exons ATGGTCAACGTCGAAGCTCAGCTCAAGGACGTCGCCGTCCTCGGTGCTCTCAACGATGACACCCGCAAGATCCTCACGAAGGATGCTTGCGCTTTCCTCGCCATCCTCCACCGGACCTTCAACCCCACCCGCAAGGCCCTCCTGCAACGCCGCATCGACCGCCAGGCAGAGATTGACAAGGGCCACCTGCTCGACTTCCTCCCCGAGACCAAGCACATCCGGGAGAATGACGCATGGAAGGGCGCTCCCCCGGCCCCCGGTCTGGTCGACCGCCGCGTCGAAATCACCGGCCCTACCGACCGCAAGATGGTCGTGAACGCGCTCAACTCGGACGTATGGACCTACATGGCCGACTTTGAGGACTCGAGCGCACCCACCTGGGACAACATGATCAACGGCCAGGTCAACCTGTATGACGCCATCCGTCGCCAGGTGGACTTCAAGCAGGGCAACAAGGAGTACAAGCTGCGGACGGACCGGACGCTGCCCACGCTGATTGCCCGTGCTCGTGGCTGGCACCTGGATGAGAAGCACTTCACCGTCGACGGCGAGCCCATCTCCGGATCGCTGTTCGACTTTGGTCTCTACTTCTTCCACAACGCCAAGGAGCTGGTTGCCCGTGGGTATGGTCCGTACTTCTACCTGCCCAAGATGGAGTCGCACTTGGAGGCCCGTTTGTGGAACGATGTCTTCAACCTTGCTCAGGACTACATTGGTATTCCCCGGGGTACCATCCGTGGTACCGTGCTAATTGAGACTATTACCGCTGCTTTTGAGATGGATGAGATTATTTACGAGCTCCGCGACCACAGCTCCGGTCTTAACTGTGGACGTTGGGATTACATCTTCTCGTTCATCAAGCGTCACCGCCAGAACCCCAACTTTGTCTTGCCTGACCGTTCGGATGTTACCATGACTGTTCCTTTCATGGATGCCTATGTCAAGCTCTTGATTAAGACTTGCCACCGTCGTGGTGTTCACGCTATG GGTGGTATGGCCGCTCAAATCCCCGTTAAGGACAACCCCGCTGCCAACGACAAGGCCATGGAGGGTGTCCGTGCCGACAAGCTCCGTGAAGTCCGTGCTGGTCACGACGGTACCTGGGTTGCTCACCCCGCTCTGGCCGCCATTGCCTCGGAAGTCTTCAACAAACACATGCCCACTCCCAACCAGCTGTTCGTCCGTCGCGAGGATGTCAACATCGGCGCCAACGATCTCCTGAACACCAACGTCCCCGGTAAGATCACCGAGGATGGCATCCGCAAGAACCTGAACATCGGTCTGTCTTACATGGAAGGCTGGCTCCGCGGCATCGGTTGCGTCCCGATTAACTACCTGATGGAAGACGCCGCCACCGCCGAAGTCTCCCGCTCGCAGCTCTGGCAATGGTCGCGCCACAACGCCGTCACCGCAGAAGGCAAGAAGATCGACAAGGCCTATGCTCTGCGTCTTCTGCAGGAGCAAGCCGACAGCCTTGCTGCCAGCGGTCCCCGGGGCAACAAGTTCCAGCTTGCTGGTCGGTACTTTGCTACGCAGGTTACTGGTGAGGACTATGCTGAGTTCTTGACGAGTCTGTTGTACAATGAGATTTCGTCTGCTGGTAGTGCTGCGAAGCTTTGA
- a CDS encoding uncharacterized protein (COG:S;~EggNog:ENOG410PT0V) → MPTRTIFLLSSRNAPFQRMHFAIFIPSPTSPNAGRGTLINVVGAPMAGYKLEFERNHVPASRQHYQHYELFPIGEVNVQHIVDSEDEVHSVDDSPRGEIEIVATQVKQPGISENFLAPVNDTTNRRCQEWTMDYVRHLVKKGIIGEEAVEIVQGRRDPPEHGIGLKAGQR, encoded by the exons ATGCCAACACGAAcgatcttcctcctctcctcccgaAACGCCCCCTTTCAACGCATGCATTTCGCCATATTCATCCCCTCCCCTACATCTCCCAATGCTGGACGCGGCACCCTAATAAACGTCGTCGGCGCCCCAATGGCAGGATACAAGCTCGAATTCGAACGTAACCACGTCCCTGCTTCTCGCCAACATTATCAACACTATGAACTCTTCCCGATTGGCGAGGTCAACGTGCAACATATCGTGGATAGCGAGGATGAGGTGCACAGCGTCGACGATAGCCCGAGGGGGGAGATTGAGATTGTGGCGACGCAGGTTAAGCAGCCGGGGATAAGTGAAAATTTCCTCGCGCCTGTGAACGAT ACGACGAACAGGAGATGCCAAGAGTGGACAATGGATTATGTTCGCCACTTGGTGAAGAAGGGAATTATCGGGGAGGAGGCTGTGGAAATTGTGCAGGGGAGGAGGGATCCGCCAGAGCATGGTATCGGGCTGAAGGCTGGTCAGCGATGA
- a CDS encoding uncharacterized protein (COG:S;~EggNog:ENOG410PNV9;~InterPro:IPR000791,IPR030186;~PFAM:PF01184;~TransMembrane:6 (i59-81o87-110i117-138o158-179i186-207o219-239i);~go_component: GO:0016021 - integral component of membrane [Evidence IEA]): MDSEILRDTSPSEAGAMPALTQVPTSVTLSAEQFEKLYLSPMMHRQPAMAKNLGNPTPLGIGAFVLTATPLACCLMAWRGAGGGGAAFSGVSILFGGLLLVLSSILEFVLGNTFSSVVFGHLGAFCLAFGATMTPAFNSAAAYSPDGTNTLAGLHSPGFVNTFAFFFLFMALLMLIYCICATRTNLVYVLIFASLIFVFSLLAAAYWKLGAEDEVMGNRLTVGGGAALFVATMLGFYLLTAQLLDSVGFPFSLPIGDLSGLWDRRRKQDDSDV, translated from the exons ATGGATAGCGAGATCCTGCGCGACACTTCACCCAGTGAAGCCGGAGCCATGCCTGCGCTCACCCAGGTCCCTACCTCGGTGACTCTCTCTGCCGAGCAGTTCGAGAAGCTCTACCTGAGCCCTATGATGCACCGCCAGCCGGCTATGGCAAAGAATCTAGGAAATCCTACTCCACT GGGAATTGGAGCTTTCGTGCTTACAGCCACACCACTTGCGTGTTGTCTAATGGCATGGAGAGGTGCCGGTGGAGGTGGTGCTGCATTCTC TGGAGTTTCGATCTTATTCGGTGGGCTCTTGCTGGTCCTTTCCAGTATTCTTGAGTTTGTTCTTGGGAATACGTTCTCTTCGGTTGTGTTCGGTCACTTGG GTGCATTCTGTTTGGCTTTCGGTGCTACTATGACCCCGGCGTTTAACTCCGCAG CTGCATACTCCCCAGATGGAACCAATACTCTGGCAGGCCTTCACAGCCCCGGATTTGTGAACACCTTTG cattcttcttccttttcatgGCGCTGTTGATGTTGATCTATTGCATCTGTGCAACTCGCACCAATTTGGTGTATGTTCTAATCTTCGCGTCCCTGATCTTCGTGTTCTCGCTCCTGGCGGCGGCGTACTGGAAACTTGGCGCTGAAGATGAGGTTATGGGTAACCGCTTGACTGTG GGCGGTGGCGCTGCTTTATTCGTGGCTACGATGTTGGGCTTCTATCTGTTGACGGCGCAGCTGCTTGACTCTGTTGGCTTCCCTTTCTCCTTGCCTATTGGAGACTTGAGTGGACTTTGGGATCGGAGGCGTAAACA GGATGACTCGGATGTATAG
- a CDS encoding Zn(II)2Cys6 transcription factor (COG:S;~EggNog:ENOG410PV8I;~InterPro:IPR036864,IPR007219,IPR001138;~PFAM:PF00172,PF04082;~TransMembrane:1 (o515-534i);~go_function: GO:0000981 - DNA-binding transcription factor activity, RNA polymerase II-specific [Evidence IEA];~go_function: GO:0003677 - DNA binding [Evidence IEA];~go_function: GO:0008270 - zinc ion binding [Evidence IEA];~go_process: GO:0006351 - transcription, DNA-templated [Evidence IEA];~go_process: GO:0006355 - regulation of transcription, DNA-templated [Evidence IEA]), translating into MSGRRAPSWQRTPRRPRRRACDSCSKKKIQCDAEFPQCNWCKHHNLACTYNRIRKQADACQVTLSSPNIGGEHTPVAYSDPSISGGGVGHLRNGNTFLNNVSYLRGHHVFSDEGQKWIESQIGERINFDKLFSLEVQWLKPLRLLSDSAVPPPPLPELPSRANVEKYMLVYCSSFQGLVFPVLSRSMIGKTLDLAYSPVRPFGSASAKSCLYSLLSLVSLFGFEDSIHGAMDCRSYASAAQRFITPVAEEMTVDGLQSLIMLVQLKYFLGDLQSAAVTLSIATRLLYTLGAHTLPANNKNPASSFSAYDKSDLDFHLRDLFWLCYSFDKDICIRTGQPPCMNDTHCNLTLPSDYIRLHNINLQQDMLLIDNHTMPLFPWDLRLSMLKSRVYQNLYSADSLYQSVSELLSSIRDLDESLEQWRLSLPAEFRPTLYFSPETPVSANVNTQAVILRLAYYHCVISIHQASSRCQSSEMNLAGPPLQGITSSTGLSITASRSTLSYLQRVLPVVKGECFWVILFYATTAVLTLFCNIVSNPRDRETRHNVDLLQNVPDLIHRIPVRKLTLGEVIHLQYLDGFTTELAGICVRAISKAQQNASDLDP; encoded by the exons ATGTCGGGCCGGCGTGCGCCCTCGTGGCAGAGGACCCCTCGGAGACCCAGACGGAGGGCGTGCGACTCCTGTTCCAAAAAGAAG ATCCAATGTGATGCAGAGTTCCCACAATGCAATTGGTGCAAACATCATAATCTCGCCTGTACCTACAATAGGATCCGGAAACAGGCAGACGCATG CCAAGTGACTCTCTCATCGCCCAATATTGGCGGGGAACACACCCCTGTTGCTTATTCCG ATCCATCTATATCAGGCGGCGGGGTGGGCCATTTGAGAAATGGGAATACATTTCTGAATAATGTCTCATATCTTAGAGGTCACCACGTATTCTCCGACGAAGGCCAGAAATGGATTGAGTCTCAAATAGGAGAGCGCATCAATTTCGACAAGCTGTTCTCTCTTGAGGTTCAATGGCTGAAACCGCTTCGTTTGTTGTCGGACTCTGCGGTACCCCCTCCTCCGCTTCCAGAGCTCCCTAGTAGAGCCAACGTTGAAAAGTATATGCTGGTTTATTGCTCGTCCTTCCAAGGTCTAGTATTTCCAGTGCTTAGCAGATCAATGATCGGGAAGACGCTAGATCTCGCCTACAGCCCCGTCCGACCCTTTGGTTCTGCCAGCGCCAAATCTTGCCTGTATTCACTTTTGTCCCTGGTTTCCCTGTTTGGCTTCGAGGACAGCATACATGGTGCCATGGATTGCCGATCATATGCCTCGGCGGCACAGCGCTTTATAACACCGGTGGCGGAGGAGATGACGGTTGATGGACTCCAGTCACTAATAATGCTG GTTCAACTCAAGTATTTTCTAGGTGACCTCCAATCTGCAGCCGTGACTTTGTCAATCGCCACTCGTCTTCTCTATACACTAGGGGCTCACACATTACCCGCTAATAATAAGAACCCCGCCTCCAGCTTTTCCGCCTATGATAAGAGTGACCTAGACTTCCATCTGCGAGATCTCTTCTGGCTGTGTTATTCATTTGACAAAGACATATGCATAAGAACGGGCCAACCCCCGTGTATGAATGATACACACTGCAACCTCACTCTGCCCTCGGATTATATACGGCTGCACAACATCAATCTACAACAAGACATGCTACTGATAGACAATCACACTATGCCCCTCTTCCCCTGGGATCTCCGCCTGTCCATGTTGAAGTCAAGAGTATACCAGAATCTGTATTCCGCTGATTCCCTTTACCAGTCTGTGTCGGAGTTACTGTCAAGCATCCGAGACCTCGACGAGTCACTAGAACAATGGAGGCTATCCCTCCCGGCAGAGTTCCGCCCGACCTTGTACTTTTCCCCGGAGACCCCCGTGAGCGCCAATGTGAATACACAGGCGGTGATACTAAGGCTCGCATACTATCATTGTGTAATctccatccaccaagcgagcagCCGATGCCAGAGCTCTGAAATGAATCTCGCAGGGCCGCCACTCCAGGGGATCACGTCAAGTACCGGCCTTTCCATCACCGCGAGTCGCTCAACTTTGTCTTACCTCCAAAGAGTGCTGCCTGTGGTAAAGGGGGAATGTTTTTG GGTCATTCTCTTTTACGCCACAACAGCCGTCTTGACGCTCTTCTGCAATATCGTCTCCAACCCCCGCGATCGTGAGACTCGTCACAACGTGGATTTGCTTCAGAATGTCCCCGATTTGATCCACCGCATTCCAGTCCGGAAGTTAACGCTCGGCGAAGTGATCCACTTGCAATATCTGGATGGGTTTACAACAGAACTTGCGGGCATTTGCGTGCGTGCTATATCCAAGGCGCAACAGAACGCAAGCGATCTAGATCCATAG
- a CDS encoding SDR family oxidoreductase (COG:Q;~EggNog:ENOG410PNXT;~InterPro:IPR002347,IPR036291;~PFAM:PF00106,PF13561,PF08659,PF01370;~go_process: GO:0055114 - oxidation-reduction process [Evidence IEA]) has protein sequence MSQVVLVTGANRGIGKGFVTYYLARLNTTVIATVRDASSEKAKELYTLKKGNGSRLIVVSLSADSAASAVEAASEIQTKHHIDHIDIVVANAGICNSWGLVLEVDESDLVTHFEVNTMGPLRLFKATAPLLQKARTPKFVYISTLLASIGEIGRIPSLTGAYGMSKAAGNYLVRKIHAENEHLIALSFDPGLVQTDMGGRAAESLGLDVAPVTVEETVRGITKQIDAADKSTTSGQFFNYNGDKVAW, from the exons ATGAGCCAGGTTGTACTTGTTACCGGAGCCAATCGGG GCATCGGAAAAGGGTTTGTGACATACTATCTTGCCCGGCTGAACACTACAGTTATTGCAACCGTGCGAGACGCCTCGTCTGAGAAAGCAAAAGAGCTTTATACACTGAAAAAGGGCAATGGATCTCGCCTAATTGTTGTATCACTTAGCGCCGACAGTGCGGCAAGCGCGGTGGAGGCCGCGTCCGAAATCCAGACAAAGCACCACATCGACCACATTGACATTGTTGTTGCTAATGCGGGAATCTGCAACTCCTGGGGCCTTGTCCTGGAGGTGGATGAGTCGGACCTGGTTACTCACTTTGAAGTAAATACGATGGGTCCGCTTAGGCTGTTTAAAGCCACGGCACCATTGCTGCAGAAAGCTAGGACTCCAAAGTTCGTCTATATCTCTACTCTCCTGGCAAGCATTGGTGAGATTGGGCGAATTCCGTCATTGACAGGTGCGTATGGAATGTCAAAGGCGGCTGGAAATTACCTGGTCAGAAAGATTCATGCAGAGAATGAGCACTTGATTGCTTTATCATTTGATCCAGG ACTTGTCCAGACAGACATGGGTGGTCGCGCTGCAGAGTCTCTTGGACTAGATGTGGCCCCAGTAACAGTTGAGGAGACTGTGCGTGGAATCACGAAGCAG ATTGATGCAGCGGACAAGTCAACCACCTCTGGCCAATTTTTCAATTATAACGGGGACAAAGTGGCCTGGTAG
- a CDS encoding alpha/beta hydrolase (CAZy:CE10;~COG:I;~EggNog:ENOG410PRC5;~InterPro:IPR029058,IPR013094;~MEROPS:MER0036044;~PFAM:PF07859;~go_function: GO:0016787 - hydrolase activity [Evidence IEA]) translates to MPLSPGIQDFTRNLGSNWGPSVNATCEQFFDSCHASLAQDPGPSIACEKNVKYGTHERHRLDIYWPPTTITEQPKRPVVVYFHGGGFKIGDNMITPHLHANIGRFFAANGMVGILGTYRLLPEARFPDGIEDIATTLAWIQTHVHRYTGDRDAVFLLGHSAGGGHLAMALFSGRLQPYLTLQSHLERGTGPRGVLLMSAALAYDLTQEPRRTDMEEYYGTLDHEEIQVRSALGMFRNLPTVRRGETSLPEVFVTVAEWDFEECVRGNLKFLEAYAMRTKRLPRFEVLPGHNHVSFCLSIGLPGDEVGPRIVEWVRQCLE, encoded by the exons ATGCCTTTATCGCCAGGGATCCAGGACTTTACCCGCAATCTTGGGAGTAACTGGGGACCGTCTGTGAATGCTACTTGTGAGCAATTCTTCGACTCTTGCCACGCATCCCTTGCGCAAGACCCTGGCCCGTCGATAGCATGTGAGAAAAACGTCAAGTACGGAACGCATGAGAGACATCGCTTGGAT ATCTACTGGCCCCCTACTACTATCACCGAACAGCCGAAACGCCCCGTCGTTGTCTACTTCCACGGCGGAGGGTTCAAGATTGGCGACAATATGATCACGCCACATCTACACGCAAATATTG GCCGATTTTTCGCGGCGAACGGGATGGTCGGAATCCTAGGGACATATCGTCTGCTGCCCGAGGCAAGGTTTCCGGATGGGATAGAAGACATCGCGACCACTCTGGCCTGGATCCAGACCCACGTTCATCGGTACACAGGCGATCGGGACGCCGTCTTCCTGCTTGGCCATAGCGCCGGGGGAGGGCATCTGGCCATGGCGCTGTTTTCGGGTCGGTTGCAACCATACCTGACCCTTCAGTCGCACTTGGAGCGTGGCACGGGACCGCGTGGGGTGCTGCTCATGAGCGCGGCACTGGCTTATGATTTGACGCAGGAGCCGCGAAGAACGGACATGGAGGAGTACTATGGCACTCTCGATCATGAGGAGATCCAGGTACGGTCAGCCCTAGGGATGTTCCGGAACTTGCCTACAGTGAGGAGGGGTGAGACAAGCCTGCCGGAGGTGTTCGTCACCGTGGCGGAATGGGACTTCGAGGAATGTGTGCGGGGGAATCTGAAGTTCTTGGAGGCATATGCCATGCGAACGAAACGCCTCCCCCGGTTCGAGGTGTTGCCGGGACACAATCATGTGAGTTTCTGCTTGTCGATAGGGCTGCCAGGTGACGAGGTTGGGCCGAGGATTGTGGAGTGGGTGAGACAATGTCTCGAATAA
- a CDS encoding uncharacterized protein (COG:F;~EggNog:ENOG410PWB4;~InterPro:IPR035994;~go_function: GO:0003824 - catalytic activity [Evidence IEA];~go_process: GO:0009116 - nucleoside metabolic process [Evidence IEA]), producing MPPLKALETRDLYTVGWIAALPLERAVAMAMLDEKHEKPLDFVQPHSDTNSYTWGRIIDHNMVIASLAAGKYGTISAAASALPMLSSFPQIRIGFLVGIGAGIARPDHGRDIRLGDIAVSQPHGNSGGVIQYDLFKAKPGNQRESRAFLNSPPEVLLHALGNLQAQHILEPPRVLEYLEETMTRYPRLAKQGYVHQGFENDRLFKTTVLQTLPYQPHVMIQG from the coding sequence ATGCCTCCGCTCAAGGCCTTGGAGACCCGCGACCTGTATACTGTTGGATGGATCGCCGCTCTTCCACTGGAGCGTGCAGTGGCAATGGCAATGCTTGATGAGAAACATGAAAAGCCACTCGATTTTGTACAGCCCCATAGCGACACAAATTCATACACCTGGGGCCGTATTATTGACCACAATATGGTCATAGCGTCCCTCGCAGCAGGGAAGTATGGCACAATATCCGCTGCAGCTTCTGCGTTGCCTATGCTGTCCTCCTTCCCTCAGATTAGAATCGGTTTTCTTGTAGGGATTGGCGCTGGCATCGCTAGGCCAGACCATGGCCGTGATATTCGACTCGGGGACATTGCTGTCAGTCAACCTCATGGAAATAGTGGAGGTGTAATCCAGTATGATCTATTCAAGGCGAAGCCTGGAAATCAACGGGAAAGCAGGGCTTTTCTCAACAGTCCACCAGAGGTTCTTCTCCACGCACTGGGGAACTTGCAGGCGCAGCATATACTTGAACCACCCAGAGTGCTTGAATACCTTGAGGAGACGATGACTCGCTATCCCAGATTAGCCAAGCAGGGCTATGTGCACCAGGGCTTTGAAAATGATCGCTTGTTCAAGACCAcagtgttacagaccttgccgtatcagcctcacgtgatgatacagggttag
- a CDS encoding uncharacterized protein (InterPro:IPR002395;~SECRETED:SignalP(1-18)), which produces MKVSTIICTLTTAGLVAAIPVDPDVHDNVVRDAILPGGVHARDAILPGGVHARDAIAPGGVHARDAIAPGGVHARDAILPGGVHARDAIAPGGVHARDAILPGGVHLRDVVPDTDLNKLDHVDAKGVDGYGNDNGKRNGEGHGNGEGHGNGEGHGNGEGHGNGEGHGNGEGHGYGNDNGYGKRNGEGHGNGEGHGNGEGHGNGEGHGNGNDNGYGKRNGEGHGNGEGHGNGRD; this is translated from the exons ATGAAAGTGTCTACTATTATCTGTACCCTGACCACCGCTGGGCTGGTCGCAGCTATCCCAGTCGATCCTG ACGTCCATGACAATGTTGTTCGGGATGCCATTCTCCCAGGCGGCGTTCATGCTCGGGATGCCATCCTCCCAGGAGGTGTCCATGCTCGAGATGCTATCGCCCCAGGCGGCGTCCATGCTCGGGATGCTATTGCTCCAGGCGGCGTCCATGCTCGGGATGCCATCCTCCCAGGCGGCGTTCATGCTCGGGATGCTATTGCTCCAGGCGGTGTCCATGCTCGGGATGCCATCCTCCCGGGCGGCGTTCACCTTCGGGATGTGGTTCCTGACACCGACCTCAACAAGCTGGACCATGTGGATGCAAAGGGAGTGGACGGCTATGGCAATGACAATGGCAAACGCAATGGCGAAGGTCACGGCAATGGCGAAGGTCACGGCAATGGCGAAGGTCACGGCAATGGCGAAGGTCACGGCAATGGCGAAGGTCACGGCAATGGCGAAGGTCACGGCTATGGCAATGACAATGGCTATGGCAAACGCAATGGCGAAGGTCACGGCAATGGCGAAGGTCACGGCAATGGCGAAGGTCACGGCAATGGCGAAGGTCACGGCAATGGCAATGACAATGGCTATGGCAAACGCAATGGCGAAGGCCACGGCAATGGCGAAGGTCATGGCAATGGACGCGATTAA